The following DNA comes from Geothrix edaphica.
AGCCCCTGCTCGTCCCCCTCAACCGCATGGCTCTGGGCGCGGACGGGACGGTGTACCTGGCCGAAGGCCCCAGCCTGGCCTTCACGGTGCTCGATCCCGTCAAGGGGCCCAAGGAGCCCGGCCAGACCTTCTTCACCTGCCATGATGCCCTCCCGGGCCGCGCGGCCCTGGGCCGGGTGGGGCGCGGTCCCATGCTCTCCTGGGCGGGCCGGGACGTCATCTTCTGCGTCTTCCAGTCCAGTCAGGTCCGATCCTGCGGCGCGCCGGAATCCACGGGCCTGATGCTCGCCCGCTTCGACCTCCTCAACGGCGCCCTGGAGTGGATCCCCACCACGCTCGCCGAAGGGCATCAGCTGGTGGGTCTCCTCGACCACGAAGCCGTCTTCCTCGCGCCCAGCGGCGGCCTGGCCTACGCGCCCATCCGCTGAGGCGGGCGGCCGGTCCGCCGGGCCCTCAGATCCTCCGACATCCCGGCCATCCGATCATCCGAACTGGTGGCCCCGATGCGATTCGAACGCACGACCTGCTCCTTAGGAGGGAGCTGCTCTATCCAGCTGAGCTACGGGACCCACGCGGGTTTGCGCGGTTTCAGTCTAGCAGTTGTGCCTGTGTTGTGGCGCCCCGCTCCTCATGAGGCCCCGGGCCCGCGGCTTCCGGGAAGGCGCAGCGCGCGTGCAGGAGGCCGAGCGCCCGGAGTCCGGGAAACAGGAACCCACGCATCGATGACCGAGCAATTTTGACCCGTTTTTGACAATCGATATTCAACCTGGACGCATGGATGCGGTGATATCCTTCCGTTCATGATGCACGAACCCGGCCTATCATTGGAGCGGGAGCGGGGGTCGCCCGATCCCCTCCATCGCGTGAGTTCCATGCCCCCTCTCTTTGACGCCCACAGCCACCTGCCGAGGGTCGGTGCGCTGGAGGATCCGGTGCTCCGCAGGGACCACCGCCGGGTCGTCTGCGGGACCTGTGAGGCGGACTGGATGGCCGTCGTGGCCCATGCGGCTTCCCACGACCAGGTCATCCCCATGCTGGGCCTCCATCCCTGGTTCATGGAGGGGGCCGCCCTGGGCTGGGCTTCGCGGCTGGAGGCCCTGCTCCGCTCCAACCGCGCCGGCCTGGGGGAGTGCGGCCTGGACTTCGCCCGGAAGGAAGCGGACCGGGGCACCCAGGAATCGGCCCTGCGCGTCCAGCTTCGCCTGGCCCACGCCCTGGGCCGGCCCATCGCGCTGCATGTGGTCCACGCCTGGGGCCGTTTACTGGATCTCCTCCGCGAAGAGGGCGTTCCACCCGCAGGCGCCCTCGTCCACGCCTACTCCGGCAGCCCGGAGACGGCCCGGCAGCTTCAGGCCATGGGCGTCTTCCTGTCCTTCTCCGGGGACCTCCTGAAGCCGGACCGGGCGGGAGCGCGGGAAGCCCTGAGGGCCGTGGCCCCTGGGCACCTGCTCCTGGAGACCGACGGCGCCGGGGAACTGGAGCGCCTGTTCGAGGCGGTGGCGGGCCTCCGTGGCATCCCCGTGGCGGAATTGGAACTCCTGACCTGGGAGAATGGCAGCCGGTGTTTCCGGGAGCTGATGGCATGAGGTGGTATTCCCGCAGTGAGCTGCTGCTTGGAGAAGCGGCACTGGAGCGGTTGCGCGCCTCCCGCGTCACCATTTTCGGCCTGGGCGGCGTGGGCTCCTTCGCCGTGGAGGCCCTGGCCCGCGCCGGCGTGGGGCACCTGCGCCTGGTGGATCACGATGTCGTCGGCCCCAGCAACCTCAACCGCCAGCTCTTCGCCCTGCGCTCCACCATCGGCCTGCCCAAGGCCGAGGTGGCCGCCGCCCGGGTGCGGGACATCAACCCCGACTGCGACGTGGAGCCCCACATCACCTTCATCCACACCGACACGCTGCCGGAGCTGCTCACGCCGCGGCCTGATGTGATGATCGACGCCATCGACTCCATGACCTGCAAGGTGGCCCTCATGCGCACGGCGCACGAGCAGGGCCTGCCGATCATCTCGGCCATGGGCGCCGGGGGCCGCACGGACAGCAGCCAGCTCCGCGTCGGTGATCTGAGCGACACGCGCCTGTGCCCCCTGGCCGCCCGCGTCCGGAAGGAGCTGCGCAAGGCGGGCATCACCCGGGGCATCCGTTGCGTCTATTCGCTGGAGCCCGCCGACAACAAGCGCCCCGCGAACCCCGTCGACATCGAACCCCATCGCGGCCCCGGGCGCCAGCGCCGGCCCGTGGGCACCATCTCGTACATGCCCGCCATCGTGGGACTGAAGGTGGCCGAAGAAGTCCTCCGCCTGCTGCTGGAGCCTCCCGCCTAGGCCCCTTCCACGGCCTGCCGCAGCACGGCCTGGAACTGCCCGCTCTGGTAGGGCTTCGCGAGGAACCCGGCCAGGCCCCGGCCCAGGAAGTCCGCGAGGACATCCTGTTCGCTGTAGCCGCTGGTGAGGATCACCGGCACGTTCGGATTCACCGCGTGCATGCGGAGGAAGGCCTGGCGCCCGTCCAGGTGGGGCATGGTCAGGTCCATCAGCACCGCAGTGATCTCTCCGTGGCGGAGCTCGAACAGCCCCACCGCCTCCTGCCCGTCTGCCGCTTCCAGCACCTGGAAACCCAGGTTCTCGGCCAGGGTCCGGGCCACGGCCCGCGCCCCGGGTTCATCGTCCACCACCAGGAGCACACCGCGCCCCTGCCAGCCGGCCTCCCGGGGGGGTGGAGCGGCCGATTCGGGCGTGCGGACCAGGGCCGGGAGGAACAGCTTGAAGACCGAACCGCGGCCCGGCTCGCTGTAGACCTTGAGGCTGCCGTGGTGGCTGCGGAGGATGCCCAGCATGGCGGAGAGCCCCAGCCCGCGCCCCGTGAACTTGGTGGTGAAGAAGGGATCGAAGATCCGCTCCCGCACCTCCGGCGCCATGCCGCAGCCGGTGTCGCTCACCTCCAGCGTCACGTAGCTCCCCGCGGCCAGGGGCAGCGCGGGCAGCAGTCCGCCGTTGTAGGCCTCGTCCACCGCCTGGAGGCCGGTCCGGATGGTGATGAGCCCGCTGGTCTCCTCCCCGATGGCCTCGGAGGCGTTGGTGACGAGGTTCATGACGAGCTGCTGCATCTGGGAGGGGTCGGCGGAAATGCGCGGCAGCCCGGGGGAGAGGTCATATCGCACCATCGCCTTCTTGGAGATGGACACGGTGAGGAGCTGGGTCATCTCCACCACCAGGCGGTTCAGGTCCACCTCGATGACCTGCAGGCGGCCCTTCCCGGCGTAGGCCAGCAGCTGCCGGGTCAGGTCCGCGGCCCGCAGCGTGGCCTGCTCAATCTGGTGGAGGTAGGGCAGGGCCGGGCTCTCCGGCGAGAGCTTCATCGCCCCCAGGTTCGCGTTGCCCAGGATGGTGGTGAGCAGGTTGTTGAAGTCGTGGGCGATGCCGCCGGACAGGACGCCGAGGCTCTCCAGCTTCTGGGACTGCCGCAGGGCCTCCTCGGCTTCCTTGCGCTGGGTGATGTCGGCCCGGATGGCCACGAACTGCACGGGTCGTCCGTTCTCGTCCAGGAAGGGCACGATGGTGGTGTCCACCCAGTAGTGGGTGCCGTCCTTCGCGCGGTTCTTGATCTCGCCCTTCCAGACCTTCCCCACCAGGATCGTCGCCCACAGCCGCGTCATGAAGGCCTTGGGGTGGTGGCCCGAGTTGATGATCCGGTGGTCCTGGCCCAGCAGCTCCTCGCGGGAGTACTTGGAGATGGCGCAGAACTTCTCGTTCACGTAGGTGATCCGCCCCCGGGCGTCCGTGACCGCCACGATGGCGTGTTCGTCGAGGGCCCGCTTGAAGTCCTCCAGCTCGCGGAGCAGCCGGGCCAGGCGCGTGCCCGGCCTCCCCGGCCCGCCGGATCCACTGCTGTCCTCGGGGGACGAACCCTTGGTTCCCTGCCGAAGCGTCACGAATGGTCCTTTTCCGGTTGCGAGGGCGCACAGAACAAGACTCAGTATAGGTAGCTCTCATCACTAGGCAAGTTAGGCCCAAAGCACTAGTGGGTAGACCTCTGGAGGGCCCCGGCGGGCCCCTCCAGGTCCGGATCAGGCCTGGCTCAGTGCCCGATCGGGGCGTTGTATTCCGCGTAGGTTCCCTGGAAATCCTCGATGCCGTCATCGGTAAGATGCCAGATGCGGGTGGCCACCTCGTCGATGATGTCCTCGTCGTGGGTCACGAAGAGGAGGGTGCCCTCGTAGCGCTGGAGCGCGTCGTTCAATGCGATGACCGCTTCCAGGTCCAGGTGGTTGGTGGGCTCGTCCATGACCAGGATGTTGGGCTTCTGCAGCATGAGCTTGCAGAAGAGCAGGCGGCAGGACTCGCCGCCGCTCAGCACATCCGTCATCTTGTTGCCTTCCTCGCCCCGGAAGAGCATCTGGCCCATGACGCCGCGGATCTGCTCCTTGGTGGCGTCCGGGTCGAACTGGTGCAGCCAGGTGACGAGCTCGTAGCCCTTGGGGATGCTCTCGGCGAAGTCCTGGGAGAAGTAGCCCACATTGGCCTCGTGGCCCCACTTCACCTCGCCCCCGTCGAGCTTCAGGCCCAGTTCAGTTACCTGCGGCGCGTTGGCCAGCAGGGCGTTCAGCAGGGTGGTCTTGCCGATGCCGTTGCGGCCCATGAGGGCGATCTTCTCGCCCCGCTGCACCATGGCCGTGAAGCCCTTGATGACCTCGTGGCGGCCCCCCGTCCCGTCCTTGTCGGTGTCGTAGCCCTTCTTCACGCCCTCGAACTCCAGGGCGTAGCGGCCGCCGGGCTTGCCGATGTTGAACTTGATGAAGGGGCGCTGGATGTTGCTGCGGGCCAGGTCGCTGGGCTGGAGGCGCTCCACTTCCTTGCGCCGGCTGTTCACCTGGCTGCTGCGGGTGCCCGCCGCGAAGCGCTGGATGAACTCGTTGAGCTGGGCGATCTTCTTCTCGCGCTGGGCGTTCTCGGACTCGATGCGGCTGCGCACCTGCATCTTGGCCATGACCATGTCGTCGTAGCCGCCGGTGTACTGGATGATCGTCTGGTAGTCGATGTCGGCGATGTGGGTGCAGACGTTGTTCAGGAAGTGGCGGTCGTGGGAGATCACCACCACCGTGCCCTTGTAGCGGTCCAGGAACTCCTCCAACCAGTGGATGGAGTCCAGGTCCAGGTGGTTGGTCGGCTCGTCCAGCAGCAGGGCCTGGGGGTTGCCGAAGAGGGCCTGGGACAGCAGCACGCGCACCTTCTGGCCGCCCTGCAGCTCACCCATCCTGCGCTCATGCAGGGCCTCCGGGATGCCCAGGCCGTCCAGCAGGACGGCGGCGTCGCTCTCGGCGGTGTAGCCGTCCTCGTCGGCCACGATGCCCTCGAGCTCGGCCACGCGCATGCCGTCCTCGTCGGTCATCTCCGCCTTCTCGTAGATGGCGTCCCGCTCCTGCAGCGCCTTCCAGAGCCCGGCATTGCCCATGATCACCGTGTCGATGACCCGGTACTGGTCGAAGGCGAACTGGTCCTGGCGCAGGATGCCCATCTTGCGGGGCCGGATCACATTCCCCATCTGCTGTTCCAGCTCGCCCGACAGGATCTTCATGAACGTGGACTTCCCCGCCCCGTTCGGCCCCGTCAGGCCGTAGCGCCGCCCGGGGTTGAAGGTCGTGGTGACGTCCTCGAAGAGGATCTTCGCGCCGTAGCGCATGGTGACGTTCTGCACTGCAAGCATGGAAACTCCCGAACCGACCATTGTACGGGAGAAACCTTCATTATCCGAGAGCCCTGCTCCAAACGGTGCCCTGCGGGCCCCGTTTGGAGATTCGGCGGCTTCGCCGCCGGACCATTTTCTCTATCTGAAAAACGGCGCCCGCATGGGCGCCGTTTTTCAATCTGCCGGGATCTCCGGCGAGGCACCACCCCTCAGAACGGGATGTCGTCATCCGGGAAGCTGCCGCCACCGGCCGGGCTGGGGGCGCCGTGGTCCTCGAAGTCCTGGGAGCCGGTGCCGGAGGCGCGGCCGCCGTAGCCGCCGCTGTCACGGCTGCCGCCGCCGTCCTCCATGCGGCCCAGCATGACGAAGTTGTCGCAGCGGATGTCGCAGGCGGTCTTCTTCACGCCGGCCTGGTCGGTGTATTCCCGATACTGGATGCGGCCCTCGATCATCACCTGCTTGCCCTTGCGCAGGTACTTCTCGGCGATCTCGGCCTGCTTGCCCCACACCACGATGTTGTGCCATTCGGTCTTGCTCTGCTTCTCGCCGGCCTGGTTCTTCCAAGTCTCGGTGGTGGCCACGGAGAAGCGGGCGACACTCTGGCCCGAGGGCGTGGACTTCAGCTCGGGGTCGCGCCCGAGGTTGCCGATGAGCAGAACTTTGTTCAATGAACCGGACATGATGTCCTCCTTATGTACCGGCGGAGCTCTCCGCCTCACCGTCGACTCAGACCATCTGAGGGGGTGGTAGGGTGAGAGGATTTCCTCGGGGAAGGACCATGTCAAGCGGCAACTCAAGTCTCCTTGTGAGCTGTAAAAACAAGTCCGGCGCCGAGAAGCATTACCTCCCCGCCCTCAGGGCCGCCGGCTGGGCCGGACTCATCCAGCTGGTGGCCCCCGGCGACCCCCTTCCCGACCTGGCCGGCGTCACCGGCTTCCTGCTCACGGGCGGGGACGACATCCACCCCCGCCACTGGGACGAGGCCGAGGCCGTCCACCCGAAGGCCGAGGTGGACGCCGACCGCGATGCCTTCGAGATCCCCCTCATCCGCGCGGCCTGGGACCGGAAGCTGCCCATCCTCGGCATCTGCCGCGGCGAGCAGATCCTCAACGTGGCCCTGGGCGGCAGCATGGTCCAGGACGTGCCCGACCACTACGGCTGCGAGCCCACTCGCCACCAGCACGGCACGCCGGACATCCCGGACATGCGGCACCGCGTGCAGCTCGCCCCGGGCTCGCGCCTGCGGGCCCTGCTGGGCGAGGACGTCTTCCTCGTGAACAGCCGCCACCACCAGGCCGTGAAGCGCGTGGCCCCGCCGCTGGCCGCCGTGGGCTGGCATCTGGACACGATCCATGCCGGCACCGGCCCCCTCGTCGAGGCCGTGGAGGCCGTGGATCCCTCGCGCTGGGTCTTCGGTGTCCAGTGGCACCCCGAGAACCTCGTCGGCCTCAAGGGCCCCGCCGGCGACGCCGCCCGCGACCTGTTCGCGGCGTTCGTGCAGGCCCTCGGCTCGCGCGCCCGGACTCCTTCGAATTGACCTCCGGGCACATCATTTTGATCAGCCTCCACCCTTCCCGCCCAGCACAAGCGGATCATAAGCATTCGTTGTGTTGCGCTTAACAATTGGACTGCGACTTGCACTGATAGATCTGTCCTAAGGAGACAGATCATGAAGACACAAGGGTTTCCCATTCGTCCCATCCTTCTTCTGACCGCCGTCACGGCCCTGGTGGGCGCGCAGCTAGCCTGCGAGAAGGTCATGTTCTGGCGTTCCAAACCCCAGGAAATGCACTCGACTGAAGCGGGTCTCGCCAGCGAGGGGACGGTTCGCGTCTCGGAGGGGGACAACGGAAACACGAAGGTCTCCATCCGGGTCAAACACCTGGCCCCCCCATCCAAAGTCGCGGTGGATTCGACGGTCTATGTCGTCTGGATCCAGCCACGGGAAGGCGACCGGCAGAACGTCGGAGCCCTGACCCTGAACAAGGACCTCGAAGGCAGCCTCGAGACCCTGACCCCGCACCGCCGCTTCATGGTCTCGGTCACGCCGGAACCCAACGGGCAGGTCACGGAACCTTCCCATGAGCCAGTCTTCACCTACAACGTGGAGAGCAACAAATAGGCTCATCGCCCATCCCGGCCCTGGAGCCATCCGGGGCACCCAAAGGGTCCACAGCGCCTTCCCGGAAGGACGTTGTGCCTCCGATTCCTGGAACCACTCGAAAGAGCCGATGGCCACTGATCCGATGACGCCGACACCCAGAAGCACCAGGCTCGCAAAGCCTCTGGATCATGCGCTCGGACAGAACGAGCACGTGGAGGGATTGATGGCAGCCAGTGCCGAGGACCTGGCCTCGGTCAACCTGGCCCTCAAGCAGGAACTCGCCGACGGCAACCCCGGCCCTGGGATCGGGTCCGCCCTCGGGAAAAGCGAAGCCGTCGAAGAGAAAGTGCAGGAGGCCTCCGAGAAATTGTCGGATGTGAACCAGGCCCTGAAAGATGAAGTCAAGGAGCGGAGCGACCTCGAAGAGGAATTGGCGGCCGTCAAGGAACAGGGGGAGGCGGATCGCCAGGCATCCCTCCACGACCTGCTGACGGGCCTGCCCAACCGTGCCTTGTTCAACGATCGGCTGGAGCATGGCCTGGCCCAGGCCCACCGGCATGGCTGGACCCTGGCGGTGATGTTCATGGACCTGGACGACTTCAAGACCATCAACGATTCGTATGGGCACGATGCCGGCGATGCCGTGTTGCGGACCATCGCGGACCGCCTGCTGCGAAGCACGCGCAACGACGACACCGTCAGCCGGCATGGCGGCGATGAATTCCTGTACCTGCTGATGGAGCTCAAGGACGAGGGGGATGTCACCGTCATCGCGGACAAGCTGATCGAGGCGATCCGCGCGCCATGCCAATTGGTGGTGGGCGGACGCAGCATCAGCCAGAGCATCCATGCCAGCATCGGGATCTCACTGTTCCCGAAACATGGCGTCACTGCCGAGGCCTTGATCAACCAGGCCGACAGCGCCATGTATGAAGCGAAACGGACCAGGTCCGGGTATGCCTTCGCGAAATAGGCTGTGCAGGGCCCGGGCTTTCCGGGTTCCCGAAAGCCCCGTAGAGCTGGCCGCCGACCCTGGGCACTATGGATGATCCCCGTGTTGCCACCCGGAGCGTTCATGCCCACCCCCATCCTCTTCGACGTGCACGACCGGATCGCGACCTTGACCCTGAACCGGCCGGACAAGCTCAACGCGCTGATTCCCGAAATGAAGGAGGGCTTCGAGGAGGCCCTGGCGAAGGCGGCGGAACCCGGTGTGAAGGCGCTGTTCCTGCGCGGCGCGGGACGGGCCTTCTGTGCCGGCGGCGACCTCGGCTGGATCTCGGCGGCAATTGCCGAGGACCGCTGGCCGGAGCTGGAATCCCTGCTCGACCTGGGCGCCGCCGTGGCCCAGGGGCTCGCCACCCTGCCCAAGCCCGTGGTGGCTGTGGTGCAGGGACCCGCCGCCGGCGCGGGCATGAGCCTGGCCCTGTGCGCGGACCTGCGCCTCGCCACGCCAGAGGCCGCCTTCGGCATGGCCTTCGTGAAGATCGGCCTGCATCCGGACTGGGGCGGCAGCGTCATGCTCGCCCGGCTGGTGAATCCCTCCGTGGCGGCGGAGCTGATGCTGACCGGCGACACCCTGAACGCGGACCGGGCCCTGGCCCTGGGCCTCGTGAACCGCGTCGTGCCCGCAGACCAGCTCGAAGATGCCGCTGCGGCCCTGGCCCTGCGCCTGGCCGCGGGTCCGGGCGAGACCTTCGCCCGCATCAAGGCCAGCCTCCTGCGCAACCAGGGCCTCGAGGCCGAGACGCTGCGGGCCCGCCTCCAGGCCGAGGGCGCCCAGATGAAGGCCGCCATGCGCCACCCGGACGCCAGGGAGGGCCTGGCCGCCTTCCTGGCGAAGCGGGCACCGAAATTCGCCTGACCGGCTTAGCGGCCCTCTGCCAGGAAGGACGCCCGCACGGCGTCGAGTTCCGCCCGGATCTCCGGGGCCTGGCGGCTGGGGTCCTGGGCGGCGCGAACCAGCTCCGCCAGGGCCGCCTCGCGCTGGCCCGACCGGAAGGCCAGCCACGCCCGGGCCCGGTGGACGTAGGGGGAATCGGCGGTCCCGGCGGGGATCGCCTGGAGCTTCTGTTCGGCCTCCTTCAGCTCGGGCCTGGATCTGCGGAGCAGGCACTCCGCGGCGGCAGCCTGGGCGTTGGCGCGGACCTCGGGCGTCACCCCCTCCGGCAGGAGCTCGAGGACCTTCTGGTAGCCCGCCAGGGCCTGGGGGAACCGCTGCTGGAGCCGGTCCAGCTCGGCCCCGTAGAACCGGCACTCGGCTTCGATGGTCCGCAGCCCTGAGGCCTCCGCGAGCTCCAGGGCCCGGCTGTGGTAGGAGGTGGAGGCGGCCACGTCTCCCTTCATCAGGGCCAGGATGCCGAGGTTCCTCAGGCAGGTGATCCGCCCGCCCCGATCCCCCACGGATTCCCGGATGGCCAGGGCCGCGGTGATCCGTCCTTCCGCGGCCGGCAGATCGCGGGCCATGAGGGCGACCACCCCCAGGTTGTTCAGGGCGAGGGCCTCGCCCCACCGGTTCCCCAGGCCCTGCTGCAGGCTCAGGTTGTTCCGGTAGAAGGCCTCGGCCATGCCGAGGTCCCCACGCTTCAGGGCGAGGTTGGCCAGGTTGTTCTGGGCCAGGGACAGGTACACCTTGTCCCCGGTCTGCTGGCTGAGCCGGAGCGAGCGCTCATAGAACTCGCCGGCCTCCTGGTACTTTCCCCGCTCGGCGGCGATGAGGCCCAGGTGGTTGTAGGCGATGGTCTCCCCGTCCCGGTCGCCGATGGTCTGGGCCAGGGCCAGGGTGGCCTCCCGCAGGTGCTGGGACTCGTCGAGGTGCCCCAGATCCTTGGCCAGATAGGCCTTGAGGGCCAGGGCGCGCCCTTCCGCCCAGCGGTCCCCCGTGGCCTTGGCGGACATGAGCGCCCAGTTGGCAACCGCCGGCGCCTGGTCCCGGCCAAGGCGGCGGAGGCACGCGGCATAGGCCGATACGGCGCTGGAGAAGGCGGGGGCCTTCATGGCCGCCTCCCGGAGCTGGGCCTCGCTGCCCTTGAAGTCTCCCTTCAGGAACAGGGCCTTGCCTTCGGCGTAGGCCGCGAAGACCTCCGGCGGGACCGCTGCGTTCTGGGGGGCGCTCGACCGCAGGGGATCCACCTTGTGGAGCAGGTCGTGGGCCGCCGGATCCACCAGCTCGTAGGGGGCGAAGGATCCCTGGCGGGACGCCTTCGTGGTCCCCGAGAAGCGGGTCCGGCCGGAGGCGTCCACCAGCTCATAGCGGAGCACATTCGCCTGTCCGGCCGGATCCCGGCTCAGGGCTCCCCGCAGGAGCAGCCGGGCGCCGAGGGCGTTCGCGATCCGGAGCTGGCTGGCGGGTTCCATCGCTTCCGCCGGGGAAATCCTCAGGTTGGAGAGCACCCGGCTGACGGACTCGGGCTCCACCACATCCATGTGGGGCGAACCCTGCAGGGCCGTGGAGAAGAGCTCGGCCATGCCCACGCCCACCTGCGCGTCCAGGGCCGGCTCCCCCGTGTCGTTGCGGATGGGCATGACCGCCATCCGGGGCGGGTGTTCCCTGCCGAGATCCGCGATGATGCTCCGGCCGAACAGGTAGTAGCCCCCGCCGGACACCACGCCGAGGACC
Coding sequences within:
- a CDS encoding enoyl-CoA hydratase/isomerase family protein produces the protein MPTPILFDVHDRIATLTLNRPDKLNALIPEMKEGFEEALAKAAEPGVKALFLRGAGRAFCAGGDLGWISAAIAEDRWPELESLLDLGAAVAQGLATLPKPVVAVVQGPAAGAGMSLALCADLRLATPEAAFGMAFVKIGLHPDWGGSVMLARLVNPSVAAELMLTGDTLNADRALALGLVNRVVPADQLEDAAAALALRLAAGPGETFARIKASLLRNQGLEAETLRARLQAEGAQMKAAMRHPDAREGLAAFLAKRAPKFA
- a CDS encoding hybrid sensor histidine kinase/response regulator; protein product: MTLRQGTKGSSPEDSSGSGGPGRPGTRLARLLRELEDFKRALDEHAIVAVTDARGRITYVNEKFCAISKYSREELLGQDHRIINSGHHPKAFMTRLWATILVGKVWKGEIKNRAKDGTHYWVDTTIVPFLDENGRPVQFVAIRADITQRKEAEEALRQSQKLESLGVLSGGIAHDFNNLLTTILGNANLGAMKLSPESPALPYLHQIEQATLRAADLTRQLLAYAGKGRLQVIEVDLNRLVVEMTQLLTVSISKKAMVRYDLSPGLPRISADPSQMQQLVMNLVTNASEAIGEETSGLITIRTGLQAVDEAYNGGLLPALPLAAGSYVTLEVSDTGCGMAPEVRERIFDPFFTTKFTGRGLGLSAMLGILRSHHGSLKVYSEPGRGSVFKLFLPALVRTPESAAPPPREAGWQGRGVLLVVDDEPGARAVARTLAENLGFQVLEAADGQEAVGLFELRHGEITAVLMDLTMPHLDGRQAFLRMHAVNPNVPVILTSGYSEQDVLADFLGRGLAGFLAKPYQSGQFQAVLRQAVEGA
- a CDS encoding gamma-glutamyl-gamma-aminobutyrate hydrolase family protein, producing the protein MSCKNKSGAEKHYLPALRAAGWAGLIQLVAPGDPLPDLAGVTGFLLTGGDDIHPRHWDEAEAVHPKAEVDADRDAFEIPLIRAAWDRKLPILGICRGEQILNVALGGSMVQDVPDHYGCEPTRHQHGTPDIPDMRHRVQLAPGSRLRALLGEDVFLVNSRHHQAVKRVAPPLAAVGWHLDTIHAGTGPLVEAVEAVDPSRWVFGVQWHPENLVGLKGPAGDAARDLFAAFVQALGSRARTPSN
- a CDS encoding GGDEF domain-containing protein, which codes for MATDPMTPTPRSTRLAKPLDHALGQNEHVEGLMAASAEDLASVNLALKQELADGNPGPGIGSALGKSEAVEEKVQEASEKLSDVNQALKDEVKERSDLEEELAAVKEQGEADRQASLHDLLTGLPNRALFNDRLEHGLAQAHRHGWTLAVMFMDLDDFKTINDSYGHDAGDAVLRTIADRLLRSTRNDDTVSRHGGDEFLYLLMELKDEGDVTVIADKLIEAIRAPCQLVVGGRSISQSIHASIGISLFPKHGVTAEALINQADSAMYEAKRTRSGYAFAK
- a CDS encoding serine/threonine-protein kinase — protein: MLAAGTRIGRFQVQALLGQGGMGAVYLAWDPVLERQVALKAIHLGEDGKAAAKVRFRREAKALAQLNHRNVCQVHDWVEAEGSAYIAMEFIEGATLSEVAKTLDLRRKLQVLRSIAHALEAAHAKGIVHRDLKPSNVMVDASGQIKVLDFGLARLVDATMAAGDDPTGNAPNLAGMPEPAGAGLTVAESVPPVAEERTSVGSGSPSPGPSSWGEMTEAGVFMGSPTYASPEQMRGKRVGPPSDVFSLGVVGWELLLGDYPFPGEGRERMAATIKGELKPLRGRGLPRRLGVLLRAMLHRDAAKRPTSRQVADAIGRHLAGNPGARWAGAALVVLGVVSGGGYYLFGRSIIADLGREHPPRMAVMPIRNDTGEPALDAQVGVGMAELFSTALQGSPHMDVVEPESVSRVLSNLRISPAEAMEPASQLRIANALGARLLLRGALSRDPAGQANVLRYELVDASGRTRFSGTTKASRQGSFAPYELVDPAAHDLLHKVDPLRSSAPQNAAVPPEVFAAYAEGKALFLKGDFKGSEAQLREAAMKAPAFSSAVSAYAACLRRLGRDQAPAVANWALMSAKATGDRWAEGRALALKAYLAKDLGHLDESQHLREATLALAQTIGDRDGETIAYNHLGLIAAERGKYQEAGEFYERSLRLSQQTGDKVYLSLAQNNLANLALKRGDLGMAEAFYRNNLSLQQGLGNRWGEALALNNLGVVALMARDLPAAEGRITAALAIRESVGDRGGRITCLRNLGILALMKGDVAASTSYHSRALELAEASGLRTIEAECRFYGAELDRLQQRFPQALAGYQKVLELLPEGVTPEVRANAQAAAAECLLRRSRPELKEAEQKLQAIPAGTADSPYVHRARAWLAFRSGQREAALAELVRAAQDPSRQAPEIRAELDAVRASFLAEGR
- a CDS encoding tRNA threonylcarbamoyladenosine dehydratase; amino-acid sequence: MRWYSRSELLLGEAALERLRASRVTIFGLGGVGSFAVEALARAGVGHLRLVDHDVVGPSNLNRQLFALRSTIGLPKAEVAAARVRDINPDCDVEPHITFIHTDTLPELLTPRPDVMIDAIDSMTCKVALMRTAHEQGLPIISAMGAGGRTDSSQLRVGDLSDTRLCPLAARVRKELRKAGITRGIRCVYSLEPADNKRPANPVDIEPHRGPGRQRRPVGTISYMPAIVGLKVAEEVLRLLLEPPA
- a CDS encoding single-stranded DNA-binding protein, translated to MSGSLNKVLLIGNLGRDPELKSTPSGQSVARFSVATTETWKNQAGEKQSKTEWHNIVVWGKQAEIAEKYLRKGKQVMIEGRIQYREYTDQAGVKKTACDIRCDNFVMLGRMEDGGGSRDSGGYGGRASGTGSQDFEDHGAPSPAGGGSFPDDDIPF
- a CDS encoding TatD family hydrolase, which translates into the protein MPPLFDAHSHLPRVGALEDPVLRRDHRRVVCGTCEADWMAVVAHAASHDQVIPMLGLHPWFMEGAALGWASRLEALLRSNRAGLGECGLDFARKEADRGTQESALRVQLRLAHALGRPIALHVVHAWGRLLDLLREEGVPPAGALVHAYSGSPETARQLQAMGVFLSFSGDLLKPDRAGAREALRAVAPGHLLLETDGAGELERLFEAVAGLRGIPVAELELLTWENGSRCFRELMA
- a CDS encoding ATP-binding cassette domain-containing protein; protein product: MLAVQNVTMRYGAKILFEDVTTTFNPGRRYGLTGPNGAGKSTFMKILSGELEQQMGNVIRPRKMGILRQDQFAFDQYRVIDTVIMGNAGLWKALQERDAIYEKAEMTDEDGMRVAELEGIVADEDGYTAESDAAVLLDGLGIPEALHERRMGELQGGQKVRVLLSQALFGNPQALLLDEPTNHLDLDSIHWLEEFLDRYKGTVVVISHDRHFLNNVCTHIADIDYQTIIQYTGGYDDMVMAKMQVRSRIESENAQREKKIAQLNEFIQRFAAGTRSSQVNSRRKEVERLQPSDLARSNIQRPFIKFNIGKPGGRYALEFEGVKKGYDTDKDGTGGRHEVIKGFTAMVQRGEKIALMGRNGIGKTTLLNALLANAPQVTELGLKLDGGEVKWGHEANVGYFSQDFAESIPKGYELVTWLHQFDPDATKEQIRGVMGQMLFRGEEGNKMTDVLSGGESCRLLFCKLMLQKPNILVMDEPTNHLDLEAVIALNDALQRYEGTLLFVTHDEDIIDEVATRIWHLTDDGIEDFQGTYAEYNAPIGH